The DNA window CTGCAAGGGAAAAAGAAAGGGTGAAAATTGCACTTATGGCCAAGCTGTCACATGTGTTCAAGAGTAAATACAGTCAGTGATTCTTGAGGTTTGTTAAGAGCAGAATGATTACAGAATCATTTGGGGGGGCACTTGTGGCTTAAGGTTAGAGATTGTAGAAGCAAGACTGCCAGTTTGATCTGGCCCTGCATGTCCAAAGTTTGTAAACTAAAGTTACTAACAGGGTGTTTATCCACCCTTGCAGCAGCAACCACCGCTACTCTTCTAGGAAATAATTACACTAGCTgttggaacattgttgtgaggactGGACTGCATTAAaccacaagaacattagtgaggttaggtgcaagtgttggatgattagttctggagcacaaacaccactccaactcTCCCAACactactggatgaagctccaacTTTTGGAAATATAGTACCAAAACAAAgtcaaatattaaaatgtgaGCTTGAGATAATACTATAAAGAGTGCAGATTGTCCCACCTCTTGTAACATATCCGCCTGTTCAATGGCCTTCAAAACAATCTTCTTGGACGTCTCCTGAGCTTCCCCACCCAGtataaactcatccaaaatgtAGTATGCCTTCTCAAAGTTAAAGATGATGTCTAGCTCACAAACCTGAATGAGACAGGACACAAATATACAGGTACAGCACAAGCATAAGAACAGAGAAAATTGTAACTGATGAAAAACTTGTCTGGGTAAAGACTGAGCACTAACCAGGACCAACATGCAACTCATACTAAAATAAAACTCACACTGCCAAAATACTTGTCCAACAGCTCTACATATCTGTGGATGATCTCGAGGGTTATTAGTTCATTCTCCTGGTCTTCCACAGCACAGCAGAAATACAGGCTGGCATACCTGAAACAGAAAGGATACAACAATCAGAACATATATGAACAGACTGAACTGACTGAAATAAACTTAAAAGGAATCTACCAAATTTCTGTTCAATAACACTTTGTTGAGACTTGGTGACTAGGAGTTTTTTACAATATTGAACTGACATGTCTAAGTTCTTGTATGCAAGCTTGTGTTTAGTGTCCTTAAACTTAAAATGTAGGTAAATGGCTTATCTGGAAACCAAGGGACATTAAGcacttcagacgtctggttcccatcaccaccgCTGCAAGCTAATCGAAATGTAACTTTCTCCAGAACAAAGCATCTCACATCAAACCACCCGCAATGACTGTTTGCATcttaatgattttattatgcaGATATTTCACAAAACTAGTAAAACCAGAATTCCCATTTAAAATGACTGCTCTGGCTTAGTGCTGCAGAttatataataactaatattAGACAAGTGATATAAGCTACAAGTTTGTCTGGGCCTTAACCAGACTGTGAcaacaatgatgatgatgaggaggaggaggaggaggaggaggatgccTCCAACACTCACCGCCAACTATGCTTGTGTACACTTACACATTTGATCACAGTTCATGCATAATTTGCACTTCCTTCTGACTACAGGTGGCATTAAACC is part of the Salminus brasiliensis chromosome 17, fSalBra1.hap2, whole genome shotgun sequence genome and encodes:
- the ap1s2 gene encoding AP-1 complex subunit sigma-2 yields the protein MQFMLLFSRQGKLRLQKWYVPLSDTQKKKISREVIQMVLARKPKMCSFLEWRDLKIVYKRYASLYFCCAVEDQENELITLEIIHRYVELLDKYFGSVCELDIIFNFEKAYYILDEFILGGEAQETSKKIVLKAIEQADMLQEEAEAPRSVLEEIGLT